One Succinispira mobilis DSM 6222 genomic window carries:
- a CDS encoding pyruvate carboxylase subunit B yields MKMKPVKIMETVLRDGHQSLAATRMRISDMQPMLEQLDDIGYHAIEAWGGATFDSCLRFLNEDPWERLRELKKHIKKTPIQMLLRGQNILGYNHYADDVVTEFVNRAVDNGVGIIRIFDALNDVRNLECAMRAAKKAGAHVQGALVYTISPYHKNSDFLKVAHDLVQLGADSICIKDMAGLLAPYAAYDLIKTLKSEINIPIDLHTHYTSGMASMTYLKAIEAGVDIIDCAISPFALGTSQPATEPMVAALEGTPYDTGIKKENLYPLADFFRKVKTEIATDFKLNTNISIDTKVLTYQIPGGMLSNLLNQMKEQGCAEKYPELLEEMPKVRAELGYPPLVTPTSQIVGSMAAFNVMVGRYKVVPREVKDLVRGKYGRTPAPISDEIKKLIIGDDPQITYRPADDIAPQMELLKQQLAEKGYPNASVEDVLTYALFPEVALTFFAENRN; encoded by the coding sequence TTGAAGATGAAACCAGTTAAAATTATGGAAACAGTACTACGTGATGGTCATCAATCCTTGGCTGCAACTAGAATGAGAATTTCCGATATGCAACCAATGCTAGAACAATTAGATGATATTGGCTACCATGCAATAGAAGCTTGGGGCGGCGCTACTTTTGATAGTTGCTTAAGATTTCTTAATGAAGATCCATGGGAACGTTTAAGAGAATTGAAAAAACATATTAAAAAAACTCCTATCCAAATGTTGCTTAGGGGGCAAAATATATTAGGTTACAACCATTATGCAGACGATGTAGTAACAGAGTTTGTAAATCGTGCCGTAGATAATGGTGTAGGCATAATTAGAATTTTTGATGCTTTAAATGATGTGCGTAATTTAGAATGTGCAATGCGTGCAGCTAAAAAAGCTGGAGCACATGTACAAGGTGCTCTAGTATATACAATAAGTCCTTATCACAAAAATAGTGATTTTTTAAAAGTTGCTCATGATTTAGTACAATTGGGTGCAGACTCAATTTGTATTAAGGACATGGCTGGACTGCTTGCTCCTTATGCTGCTTATGATTTAATTAAAACATTAAAGTCAGAAATCAACATCCCAATTGATTTGCACACGCACTATACTAGTGGGATGGCTTCTATGACCTATCTAAAAGCTATTGAAGCAGGAGTTGACATTATTGACTGTGCTATTTCTCCCTTTGCTTTAGGTACTAGTCAGCCTGCAACTGAACCAATGGTAGCAGCTTTAGAAGGAACTCCTTATGATACTGGTATTAAAAAAGAAAACTTGTATCCTTTGGCAGATTTCTTTAGAAAAGTAAAAACAGAAATTGCTACTGATTTTAAATTGAATACAAATATATCTATTGATACAAAAGTTTTAACATATCAAATTCCAGGTGGAATGTTATCTAATTTGTTAAATCAAATGAAAGAACAAGGATGCGCAGAAAAATATCCGGAATTGTTGGAAGAGATGCCAAAAGTAAGAGCGGAATTGGGATACCCACCACTAGTAACTCCAACCAGCCAAATAGTTGGTTCAATGGCTGCGTTTAATGTAATGGTAGGCCGTTATAAAGTGGTTCCTCGTGAAGTTAAAGATTTAGTTCGTGGTAAATATGGTCGCACTCCAGCGCCAATTTCTGATGAAATTAAAAAATTAATTATTGGGGATGATCCACAAATTACTTATCGTCCAGCTGATGATATAGCTCCACAAATGGAATTGCTAAAACAGCAATTAGCTGAAAAAGGTTATCCAAATGCTTCGGTAGAGGACGTACTAACTTATGCACTTTTCCCAGAAGTGGCTCTAACGTTTTTTGCAGAAAATAGAAACTAA
- a CDS encoding NAD(P)/FAD-dependent oxidoreductase produces MLKNFDVIIIGSGPAGISAALYTVRSNLKTLVLSQNKGSLRKAEKIENYYGWDPALSGNELIATGINQAINLGVQIHYEEVLSIDYFDKLTVKTVKNSYQATSVLIATGAERNTPKIKGIKAFEGKGVSYCAVCDAFFYRQKPVAVLGNGEYALHEALELLPVAKSVTILTNGQPLTVTPPEAIIINPTPVKELLGESTLQQIHLENETFLEIQGLFVAYGIAGSTALARKLGAETSGNNIVINAEMQTNIPGLFAAGDCTGGLLQIAKAVYQGAQAGLSMVKYCRANN; encoded by the coding sequence ATGTTAAAAAATTTCGATGTAATTATTATTGGAAGTGGCCCTGCCGGTATTTCTGCCGCCCTATATACAGTCAGATCTAATCTCAAAACTCTTGTTTTAAGCCAAAACAAAGGCTCGCTACGCAAAGCCGAGAAAATAGAAAATTATTATGGCTGGGATCCTGCCTTAAGCGGTAATGAGCTTATTGCTACAGGTATTAACCAGGCTATTAATCTAGGTGTACAAATTCATTATGAAGAAGTTCTAAGCATTGACTATTTCGATAAACTAACCGTAAAAACTGTAAAAAATAGCTACCAAGCTACCAGTGTTTTAATTGCAACTGGTGCCGAACGCAATACCCCTAAAATCAAGGGAATTAAAGCTTTCGAAGGCAAAGGTGTTAGTTATTGTGCTGTTTGTGATGCATTTTTTTATCGCCAAAAGCCTGTGGCAGTCTTAGGTAACGGCGAATATGCTTTACATGAAGCTTTAGAATTGTTGCCAGTTGCTAAATCAGTTACCATTCTTACTAACGGCCAACCATTAACTGTCACTCCCCCCGAAGCAATAATAATTAATCCAACACCTGTTAAAGAACTTCTAGGCGAAAGTACTTTGCAACAAATACATTTGGAAAATGAAACGTTCTTGGAAATCCAAGGTCTGTTTGTTGCTTATGGCATAGCTGGTAGCACCGCCCTTGCACGTAAATTAGGTGCGGAAACATCTGGTAATAATATAGTGATAAATGCCGAGATGCAAACTAATATTCCTGGACTTTTTGCCGCTGGGGATTGTACTGGCGGTCTCCTGCAAATTGCCAAAGCGGTTTATCAAGGTGCACAAGCTGGACTTTCTATGGTAAAATATTGTCGTGCTAACAATTAA
- a CDS encoding Crp/Fnr family transcriptional regulator, protein MNNILQHNLDLASLLPFWQKLTSNEQILIQQEAMYKTFPSQTTIYDMHNECLGLVFVLSGELRVYLNSDSGKEITLYRLAPNELCVLSANCILKNINFEVYIDTETASELLVIPANTIGKIMSNNIFLENFTYKLLAERFSDVMWAMQQILFMSFDKRLAIFLLDEINKQHTNCINLTHEQIAKYIGSAREVVTRMLKYFSQENIVKLSRGEILVINKEKLKQLTT, encoded by the coding sequence ATGAATAATATTTTACAGCATAATCTCGACCTAGCTAGCCTTCTTCCTTTTTGGCAAAAATTAACCTCAAATGAACAAATTTTAATTCAACAAGAGGCTATGTACAAAACTTTCCCCAGTCAAACTACAATTTATGATATGCATAATGAATGTTTAGGTCTTGTTTTTGTCTTAAGTGGAGAGCTGCGCGTCTATTTAAATTCAGACAGTGGCAAAGAAATCACGCTTTATCGTTTAGCGCCTAACGAACTTTGTGTTCTTTCGGCTAATTGCATTTTAAAAAATATTAATTTTGAAGTGTATATTGATACCGAAACAGCCTCTGAACTTTTAGTCATTCCTGCAAATACAATTGGCAAGATAATGAGTAATAATATTTTTTTAGAAAATTTCACCTATAAGTTGCTTGCCGAACGATTTTCAGATGTCATGTGGGCAATGCAGCAAATCCTTTTTATGAGTTTTGATAAACGCTTAGCTATTTTTTTGCTAGATGAAATTAATAAACAACACACTAATTGTATTAATCTTACACATGAACAAATCGCCAAATATATTGGTAGTGCCCGTGAAGTAGTTACTAGAATGCTAAAATATTTTTCCCAAGAAAACATCGTAAAACTTTCGCGTGGCGAAATTTTAGTTATCAACAAAGAAAAACTAAAACAATTAACTACATAA
- the trxA gene encoding thioredoxin produces MSIVTVTKENFQKEVMESDKVVLLDFWAPWCGPCRMLGPVLEEIAAASSEYKICKINVDEQSELATQFQVMSIPLVAVMKNGTVHSTAVGFKPKEYIEKMLKV; encoded by the coding sequence ATGAGTATTGTTACAGTAACTAAAGAAAATTTTCAAAAAGAAGTAATGGAATCAGACAAAGTAGTATTGTTGGATTTTTGGGCACCTTGGTGTGGTCCTTGTAGAATGTTAGGTCCGGTACTTGAAGAAATTGCGGCAGCAAGTTCGGAATATAAAATTTGTAAAATAAATGTTGATGAACAAAGCGAATTGGCAACTCAATTTCAAGTTATGAGTATTCCTTTAGTTGCCGTTATGAAAAATGGTACAGTGCATTCTACGGCAGTAGGTTTTAAGCCTAAAGAGTACATTGAAAAAATGTTAAAAGTGTAA
- a CDS encoding YeeE/YedE thiosulfate transporter family protein has translation MNNILGAIILGALFGGALYYVGASNPRKLLKMLRLEDLTIMKIILFAIGFSNVLMALAVFLGIFNIGHLSIKTMNLGVVIGGLIFGLGFGLLGTCPGTCMAAAGSFGVRQALATVKGGIFGALAFSLSYGWLEKNGLVSSMNYGKLTIFNLSKKFPAVLDVGFGGLLAIGLALMVVAIYLPDLRIAKNKN, from the coding sequence ATGAATAACATTTTAGGCGCTATAATTTTAGGAGCTTTGTTTGGAGGAGCACTGTACTATGTAGGGGCTTCTAATCCACGCAAACTACTAAAAATGCTCAGGCTAGAAGATCTTACAATTATGAAAATAATTTTATTTGCTATAGGCTTCTCTAATGTGTTAATGGCTTTAGCAGTATTCTTGGGTATTTTTAATATTGGACACTTAAGTATAAAAACAATGAATTTAGGGGTTGTAATTGGCGGTTTAATATTTGGTTTGGGCTTTGGTTTATTAGGAACCTGCCCAGGAACATGTATGGCCGCTGCAGGTAGCTTTGGAGTTAGGCAGGCTTTAGCGACTGTTAAAGGTGGGATTTTTGGTGCGTTGGCCTTTTCACTTAGTTATGGTTGGTTAGAAAAAAATGGTCTTGTTAGTAGCATGAATTATGGTAAGTTAACAATTTTTAATCTTAGTAAAAAATTTCCTGCCGTACTAGATGTTGGTTTTGGGGGGCTTTTGGCTATCGGCTTAGCACTAATGGTAGTAGCTATTTATTTGCCAGATTTAAGAATTGCAAAAAATAAAAATTAA
- a CDS encoding YeeE/YedE thiosulfate transporter family protein — protein MEGKRWIWQAMFLGFVFFLAAFFVKPIGVSTQFSLVGGIIHSVIDPTVISPDNSRPSGYKSTNAYYDKSGGSLAKSIKNPWNYDFVFVLAIPLGAYIAHKLATRNKKRVNLDYSSLNLSYREELRDIPAMWRRYRRSFIGGFIILFGARWADGCTSGHMMSGMLQSSVSGYVFALAVFATAIPTAIYIRRQAEKDGE, from the coding sequence ATGGAAGGAAAGCGCTGGATTTGGCAGGCTATGTTTTTAGGCTTCGTATTTTTTTTAGCAGCATTTTTTGTAAAACCAATTGGTGTTTCTACTCAATTTAGCTTAGTTGGAGGAATTATTCACTCTGTTATTGATCCGACAGTGATTAGTCCTGATAATTCACGTCCAAGTGGGTACAAAAGCACTAACGCTTATTATGATAAAAGCGGTGGAAGTTTAGCCAAAAGTATTAAAAATCCTTGGAATTATGACTTTGTATTCGTTTTAGCTATTCCCTTAGGAGCATATATTGCTCATAAACTAGCAACGCGAAATAAAAAGCGGGTTAATTTAGATTATAGTTCGCTAAATCTTTCTTATAGAGAAGAGTTAAGGGATATTCCAGCTATGTGGCGACGTTACAGACGGAGTTTTATTGGGGGATTTATAATTTTGTTTGGTGCTAGATGGGCAGATGGTTGCACTAGTGGGCATATGATGAGTGGGATGCTGCAAAGCAGTGTGAGTGGCTATGTTTTTGCCCTCGCAGTGTTTGCAACAGCGATACCGACAGCAATCTACATTCGTAGGCAAGCTGAAAAGGATGGTGAATAA
- a CDS encoding ABC transporter ATP-binding protein — protein MSHVRLSNVTKKFGTVTAVDALNLEIAKGECFSMLGPSGCGKTTTLRMVAGFEDLSAGEIYVADRLISSPQRNYYLPPEKRNFGMVFQAFAVWPHLSVYENVAFPLRIRNFSADEIDKRTKDALRSTNLLREADNSPANLSGGGKQRVALARALAINPDVMLLDEPLSSLDPHLREEMRFEIKDLQKKYGFSIIYVTHDQSEAMALSDRILVMKSGIVQQIDTPFNVYNQPANKFVFSFIGLSNFIDVEQSNGQFFVSGENIILPEDLLPKGELQSQLRLSLASRPSEIDFVSATEVGALPGVVKRKAFLGEIVDYQVRVGTQEVRIQKGRREMGPEINELCYLKFARHFWYGND, from the coding sequence ATGTCGCATGTTCGATTATCAAATGTAACTAAAAAATTTGGCACAGTAACTGCTGTAGATGCGCTTAATCTAGAAATTGCCAAAGGTGAGTGCTTTTCGATGTTAGGTCCATCGGGTTGTGGCAAAACTACTACGTTAAGAATGGTAGCGGGATTTGAGGATTTAAGTGCAGGGGAAATATATGTAGCGGATCGTTTGATTTCATCGCCGCAGCGCAACTATTATTTACCACCAGAAAAACGTAATTTTGGGATGGTATTTCAGGCTTTTGCGGTATGGCCACACCTATCTGTTTATGAAAATGTAGCTTTTCCTTTAAGAATTAGAAATTTTTCAGCCGATGAAATCGATAAACGAACTAAAGATGCTCTGCGTTCTACTAATTTATTACGTGAAGCGGATAACAGCCCTGCTAATCTTTCTGGAGGCGGTAAACAGCGGGTAGCCTTGGCTAGAGCCTTAGCTATTAATCCGGATGTAATGCTCTTAGATGAGCCGTTGTCGAGCTTAGATCCGCACTTACGCGAAGAGATGCGTTTTGAAATTAAAGATTTGCAAAAAAAATACGGATTTTCTATAATTTACGTAACGCACGATCAGTCAGAGGCAATGGCGTTATCTGATAGAATTTTGGTTATGAAATCAGGAATTGTCCAGCAAATAGATACACCTTTTAATGTTTATAATCAGCCAGCTAATAAATTTGTTTTTAGTTTTATTGGCTTGTCTAACTTTATTGATGTTGAACAGTCCAATGGACAGTTTTTTGTAAGTGGTGAAAATATAATTTTACCAGAAGATTTACTGCCTAAGGGAGAATTACAAAGCCAGTTACGCTTGTCGTTAGCAAGTCGACCTTCCGAAATTGATTTTGTTAGTGCAACAGAGGTCGGGGCTTTGCCAGGCGTTGTAAAACGCAAGGCGTTTTTAGGAGAAATAGTCGATTATCAAGTTCGGGTTGGAACACAAGAGGTGCGAATTCAAAAGGGGCGCAGAGAAATGGGGCCAGAAATCAATGAGCTTTGTTATTTGAAATTTGCGCGACATTTTTGGTACGGCAATGACTAG
- a CDS encoding ABC transporter permease — protein sequence MSAVSQKKGFGIAQLILFLAVGILVVVVAVPVLLIFFNAFWVDGEFNLGDVIKILSEPETYQALVNSLIIATGTTIGSTIIGTFFAWLVTRTDLPYKSFMKSMFLVPFMLPSFIGALAWKMLLSPNAGFINTFFIKNFGFEGPIFNIYSYIGIMLVEVMYLFPFVFIQVCGALERMDPTLEESARISGAGLLTITRKITIPLVMPSILSGALLIMLYSMAHFGTVAVLGIENGIFNIPTLIYHKIHQSGGSFDSIRTGTVLATVLVASAALIIWLQGKILGKGNYQIIGGKSFRPMELKLRGLRIPLLVLCLAYIGFTIVLPTVVIFLVGGLKTYGLSFTWDNLSIENYKFILFDYNVTKDAIFNSVSLGLGAALITMFAGVMISYVIVKMKVKGKGILEFLGMLPFSVPGSVIALGVILAWSGRYGINLYNTVWIILVAYIARYMAFSLKANSAALEQVHDSLVEASRSCGATMWQSLKDIVLPLVRPGMIAAFFLIFLPSLRELTVSIMLYSPTTRTIGVAIYTLNEDGETVVSAALAGIALILIVLGQMLINRLTKKAGA from the coding sequence ATGAGCGCAGTTTCACAAAAAAAAGGTTTTGGTATAGCCCAGTTGATACTATTTTTAGCTGTAGGAATTTTGGTAGTCGTAGTAGCGGTACCAGTATTGTTAATATTTTTTAATGCTTTTTGGGTTGATGGTGAATTTAATCTTGGTGATGTAATTAAAATTTTATCGGAGCCAGAGACATATCAGGCTTTGGTTAATTCTTTGATCATTGCCACAGGAACTACTATTGGCAGTACAATTATTGGAACTTTTTTTGCCTGGTTAGTAACTAGGACGGATTTACCTTATAAAAGTTTTATGAAAAGTATGTTTTTAGTGCCATTTATGTTACCATCATTTATTGGTGCTTTGGCTTGGAAGATGTTGTTATCGCCAAATGCTGGCTTTATCAATACTTTTTTTATTAAAAATTTTGGCTTTGAAGGGCCAATATTTAATATTTATAGCTATATTGGGATTATGTTAGTTGAAGTTATGTATCTTTTTCCCTTTGTATTTATTCAAGTTTGTGGTGCTTTAGAACGAATGGATCCAACATTAGAAGAATCCGCGCGAATTTCAGGAGCAGGTTTGTTGACAATTACGCGTAAAATAACAATTCCTCTAGTTATGCCAAGTATTTTGTCAGGCGCGCTACTAATAATGCTGTACTCTATGGCACACTTTGGCACGGTTGCGGTGCTGGGAATTGAAAATGGGATATTTAATATTCCTACACTTATTTACCACAAAATACATCAAAGTGGCGGGAGTTTTGACTCGATTAGAACAGGCACAGTTCTGGCTACAGTTTTGGTAGCGAGTGCGGCCTTAATAATCTGGTTGCAAGGCAAAATATTAGGTAAAGGAAATTATCAGATTATCGGCGGTAAAAGCTTTAGACCAATGGAGTTGAAGCTAAGAGGCTTAAGAATACCACTATTAGTGCTTTGCTTAGCGTATATAGGTTTTACCATAGTCTTACCTACAGTAGTAATTTTCTTAGTTGGGGGCTTAAAAACTTATGGTTTATCGTTTACTTGGGATAATTTGTCAATTGAAAATTATAAATTCATTTTATTTGACTATAATGTTACCAAAGATGCGATTTTCAATAGTGTAAGTTTAGGATTAGGCGCGGCATTAATCACAATGTTTGCTGGGGTAATGATTTCATATGTTATCGTAAAAATGAAAGTAAAAGGCAAAGGCATTTTAGAATTTTTAGGAATGCTACCATTTTCAGTGCCAGGTTCAGTTATTGCCCTAGGGGTTATTTTAGCTTGGAGTGGTCGTTATGGTATAAATTTATATAATACAGTTTGGATAATTTTAGTTGCTTATATTGCTCGCTACATGGCCTTTTCACTAAAAGCTAACTCCGCGGCTTTAGAACAAGTACATGATTCTTTGGTTGAGGCATCGCGCTCTTGTGGTGCGACGATGTGGCAATCTTTAAAAGATATTGTGTTACCGTTAGTGCGTCCAGGTATGATTGCGGCTTTTTTCTTGATTTTTCTACCGTCTTTAAGAGAATTGACAGTTTCTATTATGCTGTATTCGCCAACGACACGCACAATTGGGGTGGCAATTTATACTCTCAATGAAGATGGCGAAACGGTTGTTTCTGCCGCTTTAGCAGGCATTGCTTTAATTTTAATTGTACTAGGGCAAATGCTAATTAATAGATTAACCAAAAAGGCAGGTGCATAG
- a CDS encoding ABC transporter ATP-binding protein, whose protein sequence is MEIIKLAGISKSYGSHLVLQDLSLNIKKGECFTLLGPSGCGKTVLLRLIAGFETPESGSITIDDTLVTDLDKEINISPDRRGLGVVFQDYAVWPHMSVFDNVAYPLKIARKSVNEIKERVLATLEMVGMNGLEKRMPSELSGGQQQRVALARALIANSSLLLLDEPLSNLDANLREEMRFEIKELQRKLNITVLYVTHDQEIALALSDRLAIMDDVGKIRQIGTPWEIFEQPADAFVFNFMGIANYLPVRQVAGEYLVAEGEQVIPWTKPEDSNLDWVAGFRQSDIVLSATGKGLNGLVKRVSFLGAMIHYLIEIDGTQISTSVETHEALSKNLMFQENDRCVVNFLDLLWFEAGSLPKAVKE, encoded by the coding sequence ATGGAAATAATTAAATTAGCAGGAATTTCAAAAAGTTACGGCTCACACCTAGTGCTTCAAGATCTGTCTTTAAATATTAAAAAAGGCGAATGTTTTACGTTATTAGGGCCATCAGGCTGTGGTAAAACAGTATTATTGAGACTAATTGCCGGTTTTGAAACTCCCGAATCAGGAAGCATTACTATTGATGACACGTTAGTTACAGATTTAGACAAGGAAATTAATATTTCACCTGATCGCAGAGGTTTAGGGGTAGTGTTTCAAGATTATGCAGTTTGGCCACATATGAGTGTGTTTGATAATGTTGCTTATCCGCTAAAAATAGCGCGTAAATCCGTAAATGAAATCAAAGAGCGAGTATTAGCAACTTTAGAGATGGTAGGGATGAATGGTCTAGAAAAACGTATGCCTTCGGAATTGTCTGGCGGGCAACAACAGCGGGTAGCTTTGGCAAGAGCATTGATTGCTAACTCATCATTACTATTATTAGATGAGCCCCTATCTAATTTAGATGCAAATTTGCGTGAAGAAATGCGTTTCGAAATTAAAGAGTTGCAAAGAAAATTAAATATAACAGTGTTATATGTTACGCATGACCAAGAAATTGCTTTAGCATTGTCAGATAGATTAGCAATTATGGATGATGTGGGTAAAATAAGACAGATTGGAACACCTTGGGAAATTTTTGAGCAACCCGCAGATGCGTTTGTCTTTAATTTTATGGGTATTGCTAATTACCTACCAGTTCGCCAAGTTGCAGGCGAGTATTTGGTTGCAGAAGGTGAACAAGTTATTCCTTGGACTAAACCAGAAGATTCGAATCTAGATTGGGTTGCAGGTTTTCGTCAGTCGGATATTGTTCTTTCAGCTACGGGCAAGGGGTTAAATGGACTAGTAAAGCGCGTTAGTTTTTTAGGGGCCATGATCCATTATTTAATAGAAATAGACGGTACGCAGATATCTACTAGCGTAGAGACGCATGAAGCGCTATCTAAGAATTTAATGTTTCAAGAAAATGATCGATGTGTAGTAAATTTCCTTGACTTACTTTGGTTTGAGGCAGGAAGTTTGCCAAAGGCGGTGAAAGAATGA
- a CDS encoding ABC transporter substrate-binding protein, which translates to MLKKHSIILAIVMLTSILLVGCGGDKKAATPAANNGKKLIIYTSMKESLIRGIVDGFKKQNPGIEVDYQSAGAGKLMAKIAAERQSGKVLADVIWTSEVPDFYNMKKEGVLEQYKSPVFKEVLNPFDDYDGHFTAARFGTLGIAINTDKIKTPPTQWSDLFKPEYKNGFGIADPALSGTSYMSVALLEKQFGWEFFDKLHANQARIGKGSGQVVDDTASGELAASLAVDYITNDKIAKGAHIALYYPPELLLAPSPVAIFKGSQNMDAAKKFVDYLLGKEAQTLIAKEGTLSVRADVKSPEKFKLPDSADALKRSIKINYVEMMASKEETIKKFSDKLKK; encoded by the coding sequence ATGCTTAAAAAGCACAGTATAATTTTAGCAATTGTAATGTTAACAAGTATTTTATTGGTAGGTTGTGGCGGTGATAAAAAAGCGGCAACACCCGCTGCTAATAACGGTAAAAAACTAATTATTTACACATCTATGAAAGAATCCTTAATCAGAGGCATAGTTGATGGCTTTAAGAAACAAAACCCTGGTATTGAAGTTGATTACCAATCAGCAGGTGCAGGTAAACTGATGGCGAAAATTGCAGCAGAACGCCAAAGTGGGAAAGTTTTAGCGGATGTAATTTGGACTAGTGAAGTACCAGATTTCTATAATATGAAAAAAGAAGGTGTGCTAGAGCAATATAAAAGCCCAGTTTTCAAAGAAGTGTTAAACCCATTTGATGATTATGATGGACACTTTACTGCAGCTCGTTTTGGCACTTTAGGCATTGCTATTAACACGGACAAAATAAAAACTCCACCGACACAATGGTCAGATTTATTTAAACCAGAGTACAAAAATGGTTTTGGAATTGCCGATCCAGCTTTATCAGGTACTTCGTATATGAGTGTAGCTTTATTAGAAAAACAATTTGGTTGGGAATTTTTCGACAAGTTACATGCTAATCAAGCAAGGATTGGCAAAGGTTCTGGACAAGTTGTTGACGATACAGCTTCAGGAGAATTGGCAGCAAGCTTAGCAGTAGACTATATTACTAACGATAAAATTGCCAAAGGTGCGCATATTGCATTATATTATCCACCAGAATTATTGCTAGCACCAAGCCCAGTAGCGATATTTAAAGGCAGCCAAAATATGGATGCTGCGAAAAAATTTGTCGATTACTTGCTTGGCAAAGAAGCTCAAACTCTTATTGCTAAAGAAGGAACTTTATCTGTGCGAGCTGATGTGAAAAGTCCAGAGAAATTCAAATTACCAGACTCGGCTGATGCCCTAAAACGTTCTATAAAAATTAATTATGTAGAAATGATGGCGTCTAAAGAAGAAACAATTAAGAAATTCAGTGATAAATTAAAAAAATAA
- the queF gene encoding preQ(1) synthase — MSGRNECELQGVSLLGTQNTKYPSDYDPTILECFSNKHPENDYFVKFDCPEFTSLCPMTGQPDFATIYISYVPDKKLVESKSLKLYLFSFRNHGDFHEDCVNIIMKDLIRLLEPKYIEVWGKFTPRGGICIDPYCNYGKAESAWAQTALDRLHMHDMYPETVNYRK; from the coding sequence ATGTCAGGCAGAAATGAATGTGAATTACAGGGAGTAAGTTTACTTGGCACGCAGAACACAAAATATCCTAGTGATTACGATCCGACAATCTTAGAATGCTTTTCTAATAAGCATCCAGAAAATGATTATTTCGTTAAATTTGATTGTCCAGAATTTACTAGTTTGTGTCCGATGACAGGACAACCTGATTTTGCAACAATTTATATTTCTTATGTACCAGATAAAAAATTAGTAGAGAGCAAGTCTTTAAAACTATATTTATTTAGCTTTAGAAATCATGGAGATTTTCATGAAGATTGCGTGAATATTATTATGAAGGATTTAATTAGACTTCTAGAGCCTAAATATATTGAAGTGTGGGGAAAGTTTACACCTCGCGGTGGAATTTGTATTGACCCCTATTGTAATTATGGTAAAGCAGAGAGTGCTTGGGCACAAACGGCATTAGACCGCTTACATATGCATGATATGTATCCAGAGACCGTTAATTATCGCAAATAG
- a CDS encoding QueT transporter family protein, whose amino-acid sequence MFSRKISKTQKLALAGLFMAMYVLVMLYTQSFAFGQYQIRIATSLYALSAVFPFLVVPLGLANFISNTLMGGLGPLDMLGGALVGFGTGASIVWVKKQQLSNWFIAVLITLVPGLMVPVWLSILLGIPYLILMPAIVIGQIVPGIVGTLLVIALERNKQMAKYEADAVLSKN is encoded by the coding sequence ATGTTTTCAAGAAAAATTAGTAAAACTCAAAAATTGGCTTTAGCAGGCTTATTTATGGCTATGTATGTTTTGGTAATGTTATATACACAAAGTTTTGCTTTTGGGCAATATCAAATAAGAATAGCTACATCGTTGTACGCCTTAAGTGCTGTGTTTCCGTTTTTGGTAGTTCCTTTAGGTTTGGCAAATTTTATTAGCAACACTTTGATGGGGGGGTTAGGTCCATTAGATATGTTAGGTGGTGCTTTAGTTGGCTTTGGTACTGGAGCTAGTATCGTTTGGGTAAAAAAACAACAATTATCTAATTGGTTTATTGCAGTGCTTATAACATTAGTGCCGGGATTAATGGTACCAGTTTGGTTGTCTATTTTACTGGGAATTCCCTATTTAATATTAATGCCTGCAATTGTGATTGGACAAATTGTGCCAGGAATAGTTGGAACATTATTAGTTATAGCCTTAGAGAGAAACAAGCAGATGGCTAAATATGAAGCTGATGCTGTATTGTCAAAAAACTAA